A region of the Pedococcus aerophilus genome:
TCCCGGCGGCGATCATCTGCCCACCCAGCTTGGTCAGCCAGTCGAGCTCACGCACGTCGTCGATCGCCCCGAGCAGGCAGACGATCCCAGCGCCGAGCAGCGTCCCCTTGAGCTCGGGACCGAGGGCGAAGACCTGACCGAGGTAGGGCAGCTGGCTGGCCGCGAGCATCGAGGCCGCGAACCCCAGGAAGATCGCCACCCCGCCCAGGCGCGGGATCGGCGTCGAGTGGACGTCACGGTCGCGCACCGGGGTGAAGGCCCCGGTGCGCACGGCGATGGCACGCATGAGCGGCGTCGCGGCATACGTGATCACCGCGGCGACCATCAGGACGAGGAGGTACTCGCGCACTCAGGCGCCTCTCGGGTGGGTCGGGACTCAGCCTCGAGGGTATGCCGGGAACCTGGTCACGAGGTCCGTCACGCCCGCGCGGACCTCCTTGGAGACCGCGTGCTCGGGGTCGGCGTCGCCCTCGATGACGGCCTTGGCGATGAGGTCGGCGACGGTGCGCATCTCGTCGGTACCCATGCCCTGGGTGGTGACGCACGGGGTGCCGACACGGATGCCGCTGGCGATGTTGGGCTTCTGCGGGTCGAACGGGATGGCGTTCTTGTTGAGGACGATGCCGGCACCGTCGGCCCGGGCTTCGGCGTCGGCACCGGTCACGCCCACACCCTGGAGGTCGTGCAGCGACAGGTGGGTGTCGGTGCCGCCGGTGGTCGGACGGATCCCCTTCTCCCCCAAGGACGTCGCGAGGACCTTGGCGTTCTCGATGACCTGCTTGGCGTAGGTCTGGTACTCCGGCGTCGCGCACTCCTTGAAGTTCACGGCCTTGGCCGCGATGGTGTGCATCTGCGGGCCACCCTGCATCATCGGGAAGACGGCCTTGTCGAGCTTGGCCTGGTGCTCGGCCTTGCAGACGAGCGCACCGGAGCGCGGGCCGCGCAGGACCTTGTGGGTCGTGAAGGTGACGACGTCGGCGTGGGGCACCGGGCTCGGGATCGCCTTGCCGGCGACGAGTCCGATGAAGTGCGCGGCGTCGACCCAGAAGATGGCGCCGATCTCGTCGGCCAGCTTCCGGAAGAACTCGAAGTCGATGAGACGCGGGATCGCCGAACCGCCGGCAAGGATCACCTTGGGTCGGTGCTCCTTGGCGAGGCGCTCGACCTCGGCGTAGTCGATGTCCTCGGTCTCGCGGTCGACGCCGTAGTGCACGGCGTTGAACCACTTGCCGGAGAAGGAGACCTTGGTGCCGTGGGTGAGGTGGCCACCCATGGGCAGCGCCATCGCGAGGATGGTGTCGCCGGGCGACATGAACGCGCCGTAGACCGCCTGGTTGGCACTCGCGCCGGAGTGCGGCTGGACGTTCGCGTGGTCGGCACCGAACAGCGTCTTGCACCGCTCGATGGCCAGCGTCTCGGCCTTGTCGACCTCGGAGCACCCGCCGTAGTAGCGCCGCCCGGGGTAGCCCTCGGCGTACTTGTTGGACAACGTGGAGCCGAGCGCGGTCAGCACCTCGGGGCTCGACATGTTCTCCGACGCGATGAGCTGCAGTCCGCCGCGGATGCGGTCGAGCTCGGAGACGAGGACCCCTGCGATCTCCGGGTCGAAGGACTCCAGGGCACCGAAGTCGGAGCCGTAGAAGGTGTCGCTCTGGGTCATCGGGTCTCTCCTGGGTGGTCGGCGGAGGTGCGCTCGGCGGTCGGATCCGCGGGCAACTCTAGGGCCTGCGTCGGCTCCGTCCCCGGGGTGTCCGGCGTCGGTGCGAGCGCGTCGACGCGCAGCGGCTGGGGCTCGTCGTCGGACTCCGCGGGCTCGGCAGGCTCGGGCTCGGGCTCGGGCTCGGCAGGCTCGGCGGACTCGGGCTCGGCAGGCTCGGCAGGCTCGGCGGGGTGCAGGACGGCGTCGATCTGCTGCTGCGTGACCGCCCCTGCGCGCAGGACCTCGGGCTCCGAACCCGTGCAGTCGATGATGGTCGACACCTCGCTGCTCGTCGTCGGCCCCGCGTCGAGGTACACGGCGACCGAGGCCCCGAGCTGGGCCGCGGCGTCGGTGATGGTGGTGGCCGGCGGCTGACCCGTCAGGTTGGCGCTGGTCACCGCCATCGGCCCCACCTCGCTGAGCAGCGCGAGGGCGGTGTCGTCCTGCGGCATGCGCACCGCGACGGTCCCGTTGGTGTCTCCGAGGTCCCACATGAGCGAGGACTGTGCCTTGAACACCAGGGTCAGCGGTCCGGGCCAGAACTCACGGATGAGGTCGCGCGCCCACGCCGGGATGTCGGTGGCCAGGCCGTCGACGGTGCGGACGCTCGGCACGAGGACGGGGGGCGGCATCTCGCGCCCGCGGCCCTTGGCCGCGAGGACGGAGGCGACGGCCTCGGCGGAGAAGGCGTCGGCGCCGATGCCGTAGACGGTGTCCGTCGGCAGGACCACGACGCCGCCGTCGCGGACGACCTCAACGGCGGCAGCGATCCCCTCGGCGCGCCCGGACTCGGTGGTGCAGTCGTACACAGGGCTCATGCCCGCCAGCGTAGTTGTGCTCACCCCATCCGGACGCGCCGGTCGATCAGCGGACGATCTTGAAGTTGATCATCCTCGTCTCGAGGGCCCCCATGAGGCGCAGCCACACCGGCAGCAGCATCTCGGTGCCACGGGCGGTGCTGAGGTCGCCGAGGTCGATGACATCGGTGTGGCCGAAGCTCTCGAGCAGCTCGGCCACCACGGCCTTGGCGTCCTGGTGGTCACCGGAGACGAACACCGAGGTCGACTCGCCGAGGCCGGCGGGACGCACCATGAGCTCGGCGGTGAGGGTGTTGAGCGACTTCACGACCCTGGCCTGCGGGAACTCGCGCTGGATCTGCTCCAGCGACGAGCTGACCTCCGGCAGGTCGATCAGGCGCGGACGGCCACCGTCGCGCGGGGGCGCCCGGTCAGGTCGACCTCGTCGTGCACGTCGGTCCATCGACCGCTGCGGCGCAGTCCCGCGGGCAGCGACTCGCCCTGGCTGTCGGCGTGCTCCATCACGAGCACGCCACCTGGCTTGAGCAGCACCGCAGCACGAGCGGCGACGGCCAGCGGGATGGCGAGGCCGTCCTCGCTGCCGCCGTACAACGCGAGCTCCGGGTCGTGGTCGCGGACCTCGGGGTCGAGCGGCACCATGCCGACCGGGATGTACGGCGGGTTCGACACGACGACGTCCACCGTCCCGTCCAGCCCGGGGAACGCCGAGGTCGCGTCGCCGTGCACGAGGGTCACCGGCAGCCCGCAGTCGGCGACGTTGCGCGCCGCCCAGGCGTGCGCGTCCTCCCCCAGCTCCACGGCGTACACGGTCGCGGTCGGGACCTCGTCGGCGACGGCCAGCGCGATGGCACCCGAGCCGGTGCACAGGTCGA
Encoded here:
- a CDS encoding L-threonylcarbamoyladenylate synthase, with the translated sequence MSPVYDCTTESGRAEGIAAAVEVVRDGGVVVLPTDTVYGIGADAFSAEAVASVLAAKGRGREMPPPVLVPSVRTVDGLATDIPAWARDLIREFWPGPLTLVFKAQSSLMWDLGDTNGTVAVRMPQDDTALALLSEVGPMAVTSANLTGQPPATTITDAAAQLGASVAVYLDAGPTTSSEVSTIIDCTGSEPEVLRAGAVTQQQIDAVLHPAEPAEPAEPESAEPAEPEPEPEPAEPAESDDEPQPLRVDALAPTPDTPGTEPTQALELPADPTAERTSADHPGETR
- the prmC gene encoding peptide chain release factor N(5)-glutamine methyltransferase; translation: MTAGAPGAGSPDLRTAVRAAASRLTEAGVPSPETDALALAAHVMRRPVGELRTAMVLGAAGPDPAAYARLVEHRADRVPLQHLTGRAAFRNLELSVGPGVFTPRPETEVVAGFAIDAARAVEGTPVVVDLCTGSGAIALAVADEVPTATVYAVELGEDAHAWAARNVADCGLPVTLVHGDATSAFPGLDGTVDVVVSNPPYIPVGMVPLDPEVRDHDPELALYGGSEDGLAIPLAVAARAAVLLKPGGVLVMEHADSQGESLPAGLRRSGRWTDVHDEVDLTGRPRATVAVRA
- the glyA gene encoding serine hydroxymethyltransferase; the protein is MTQSDTFYGSDFGALESFDPEIAGVLVSELDRIRGGLQLIASENMSSPEVLTALGSTLSNKYAEGYPGRRYYGGCSEVDKAETLAIERCKTLFGADHANVQPHSGASANQAVYGAFMSPGDTILAMALPMGGHLTHGTKVSFSGKWFNAVHYGVDRETEDIDYAEVERLAKEHRPKVILAGGSAIPRLIDFEFFRKLADEIGAIFWVDAAHFIGLVAGKAIPSPVPHADVVTFTTHKVLRGPRSGALVCKAEHQAKLDKAVFPMMQGGPQMHTIAAKAVNFKECATPEYQTYAKQVIENAKVLATSLGEKGIRPTTGGTDTHLSLHDLQGVGVTGADAEARADGAGIVLNKNAIPFDPQKPNIASGIRVGTPCVTTQGMGTDEMRTVADLIAKAVIEGDADPEHAVSKEVRAGVTDLVTRFPAYPRG